A stretch of Lactuca sativa cultivar Salinas chromosome 6, Lsat_Salinas_v11, whole genome shotgun sequence DNA encodes these proteins:
- the LOC111913249 gene encoding 30S ribosomal protein S6 alpha, chloroplastic, with protein MASSYILTSSPLLQTLAPFPKNKPTPILHCQHQIGSQGFSIKAQTLDFSGTFFEGGLGGEDDLNNSSGSVATAIEEKEEPQCPPGLRQYETMAVLRPDMSEDERLSLTQKYEELLVAGGGMYVEVFNRGVIPLAYSIKKKNKAGETNTYLDGIYLLFTFFTKPESLEVLETTLTMDDDVIRSSTFLVRKRKY; from the exons ATGGCCTCTTCTTACATACTCACCTCATCTCCTTTACTACAAACCCTAGCCCCTTTCCCCAAGAACAAACCTACGCCAATACTTCACTGCCAACATCAAATTGGAAGCCAGGGTTTCTCAATCAAAGCTCAAACCCTTGATTTCTCTGGCACATTCTTTGAAGGAGGATTGGGAGGCGAAGATGACCTCAACAATTCATCCGGGTCGGTTGCCACTGCaattgaagaaaaagaagagcCCCAATGCCCACCGGGGTTGAGACAGTATGAAACAATGGCTGTTTTGAGGCCCGACATGTCCGAAGATGAGCGACTCTCTCTTACCCAGAAATATGAAGAG ttGCTTGTTGCCGGAGGGGGCATGTATGTGGAGGTATTCAACAGAGGAGTAATCCCTCTTGCTTATAGCATCAAGAAGAAAAACAAAGCTGGTGAAACCAACACTTATTTAGATGGAATTTATCTCTTGTTTACCTTTTTCACAAAACCAGAATCTTTGGAGGTTCTTGAGACAACTTTGACCATGGATGATGATGTCATAAGATCATCCACCTTTTTAGTAAGGAAGAGGAAGTATTAG